GACGCGGTCCCCTCACTGGAGTGGGAGCAGGGCGGCGTCACGACGAAGCGGGCCGTGCAGGGCGCGGTGCCACAAGCGCCGCTCCTGTTCGTCCCTGGCCCCCGGCGGGTGCTGTACCTCCAGGAGGTGACCGAGCCGGACGGTGTGCAGCGACACCACCTGTGGACCTGGGATCTCCAGCACGCAGTCGACCTGGGCGCGCTGGAGGGTTTTCCGCTCCACCAGGGGGCCGTCCTCGTCCGTGACAACCCGCCCGCGCTCTATCTGGACACCGTCCGGCCGGGCGCGGATGGACGTCTGGGGACGGCCGTCGTCCGCGTGCCGCTGTAGCGCGCGAAGGGGCGCGCGGCGGATTCAGGTCGCGGCTCCAACCTCGCGGTCGAAGCGTGGGTTCGTGCCTCGATGGCGCTGACGACCTGATTCCTCCGCCCAGGGCTGGATGGCCCGGCCCTGGGTTGTTGGTTCCGGGTCGTCAGTCTCCATGAACAGCGTCGCGGGGCGCTTCGCGCGCTGCCCTTCGCGCGGTCACCCGAGCGTGACCACGACCTTGCCCTTGGCGCGGCCTCCCTCGAGGTAGGCGAACGCGTCGGCGATCTGGTCGAAGGCAAAGACCCGGTCGACGACGACCTCGAGCTTCTTCGCGTCGACGAGGGCGGCGAGCTCTTCGAGCTGCTTCCCATCAGGCCGCATGAACAGGTAGCGGTAGTTGACGCCCGCGCGCCAGGCACGGAAGCGAATCCCCGCGCTCGCGAACCAGAAGAGCGTCGCGAGGCCCGCGCCGCGGCCCAGATCCTGGGTCGCGGTCTTGGGCTCGGGGAGACCGGCGATGCTGACGACCTTGCCGCCGCGGCGAACGACGGACAACGCGCCCGTGAGTGTGTCACCCCCGATGAGGTCGAAGGCCGCGTCGTAGTCGCGCAGCACGCTCGTGAACGCCTGGGTCGTGTAGTCGACGATGACATCCGCGCCGAGGTGCTCGACGAGCGCTCGGCCACGGGGCGATGCCGTCGTCGCGACCGTCGCTCCGAGGTGCTTCGCGATCTGGAGCGCGAAGGTCCCGACGCCGCCCGCGCCGCCCGGAATGAAGACGCGCATCCCTGGCTTGATCGCCAGCTCGTCGCGAAGTGCTTGAAGCGCGGTGAGCGCCGCCAGCGGTATCGCCGCGGCGTGAACGAAGTCGAGCGACGCCGGCTTCCGCGCGACGAGATCCTGATGCACGCACGCTGTCTCGGCGAAGGCACCGAGGCGCTCCTTCGACACGCGGGTGAAGACCGCGTCCCCGGGGCGAAACCGCGTCACCCCCTCCCCGACGGATGCGACCACTCCCGAGAGTTCGCAGCCGAGGACGATGGGGAGTACGTACGGATGGATGACACGCAGCATGCCTTCGCGCGTCTTGAAGTCGACGGGGTTCAGGCCCGCTGCCTTCACGTCGATCCGGACCTCACCGGGTCCGGGTTCGGGAGGAGCCACGTCGCGAAGCTCGGCGGCCCCTGGGCCGCCATATCGGTTCAGAACGAAGGCGCGCATGAGGAGGCAACGCTAGCGGTGCCTCGGCGAGCACGTCCATCCAGACGGTCTTGATCCGCGGGTTCTCCTCAACGGGAGGACCGCGCCTACCGGGGCGCCTGCGCCAG
This Corallococcus silvisoli DNA region includes the following protein-coding sequences:
- a CDS encoding NADP-dependent oxidoreductase, yielding MRAFVLNRYGGPGAAELRDVAPPEPGPGEVRIDVKAAGLNPVDFKTREGMLRVIHPYVLPIVLGCELSGVVASVGEGVTRFRPGDAVFTRVSKERLGAFAETACVHQDLVARKPASLDFVHAAAIPLAALTALQALRDELAIKPGMRVFIPGGAGGVGTFALQIAKHLGATVATTASPRGRALVEHLGADVIVDYTTQAFTSVLRDYDAAFDLIGGDTLTGALSVVRRGGKVVSIAGLPEPKTATQDLGRGAGLATLFWFASAGIRFRAWRAGVNYRYLFMRPDGKQLEELAALVDAKKLEVVVDRVFAFDQIADAFAYLEGGRAKGKVVVTLG